In Psychrobacter ciconiae, the following are encoded in one genomic region:
- the accC gene encoding acetyl-CoA carboxylase biotin carboxylase subunit, translated as MIKKLLIANRGEIALRIVRACKALGIETVGVYSTADENLMHLRFVDEAICIGNPNANQSYLNINTILTAAEITGADAIHPGYGFLSENAEFAEQVEEAGLTFVGPNADHIRLMGNKVSAINAMKKAGVPTVPGSVGTVNLHNAEEQAKNIGFPLLIKAAAGGGGRGMRVVERFDELLGQVQAAKQEAELWFGDDTVYMERYLQNPRHVEVQVLGDGNGNAIHLYDRDCSLQRRHQKVLEEAPAPGIPDDVREPILQACVRACQLVKYRGAGTFEFLFENDEFFFIEMNTRVQVEHPVTEMITGIDIVVEQLKIAAGYGLSYHQSEIEIQGHAIECRINAEDALTFRPSPGKVTQLYSPSGAGVRFDSHLYPNYVIPTYYDSLIGKLICHGQTRRQAIAKTLHALDELIIAGINTNIPLHRDIILADDNFVEEAQNIHYLENELLRKKQEELKKAEAV; from the coding sequence ATGATAAAAAAACTGCTTATCGCCAACCGCGGCGAGATTGCCCTTCGAATTGTCCGCGCCTGTAAAGCGCTTGGCATTGAGACGGTCGGCGTTTATTCCACAGCTGATGAAAATCTCATGCACCTGCGCTTTGTGGATGAAGCCATCTGTATTGGCAACCCAAACGCCAACCAAAGCTACCTTAATATCAACACCATCTTAACCGCTGCCGAGATCACAGGCGCGGATGCCATTCACCCAGGCTACGGTTTTTTATCTGAAAATGCTGAATTTGCCGAGCAGGTTGAAGAAGCAGGATTGACCTTTGTAGGACCGAACGCTGACCATATCCGCTTGATGGGAAATAAAGTCTCTGCTATTAATGCGATGAAAAAAGCGGGCGTTCCGACCGTTCCAGGATCAGTAGGAACGGTGAACTTGCATAACGCTGAAGAGCAAGCAAAAAATATCGGCTTTCCGCTCCTCATTAAAGCGGCAGCAGGCGGTGGCGGTCGCGGCATGCGCGTGGTTGAGCGCTTTGATGAGCTTCTCGGTCAGGTTCAAGCCGCCAAGCAAGAAGCTGAGCTTTGGTTTGGTGATGATACCGTTTATATGGAGCGTTACCTACAAAACCCGCGCCACGTCGAAGTTCAGGTGCTAGGTGATGGCAACGGTAATGCCATTCACTTGTATGACCGCGACTGCTCGCTTCAGCGCCGTCACCAAAAAGTGCTCGAAGAAGCCCCTGCTCCTGGCATTCCTGATGACGTCCGCGAACCGATTTTGCAAGCTTGTGTGAGAGCCTGTCAGTTGGTGAAATATCGCGGCGCCGGAACGTTTGAGTTCTTATTTGAAAACGATGAATTTTTCTTTATCGAAATGAACACCCGCGTTCAAGTTGAGCATCCGGTCACCGAAATGATTACCGGAATTGATATTGTCGTTGAGCAGCTTAAAATTGCAGCCGGCTACGGGTTGTCATATCATCAAAGCGAAATTGAAATCCAAGGTCACGCCATTGAGTGCCGGATTAACGCCGAAGACGCCCTCACCTTTAGACCGTCACCTGGAAAAGTCACTCAGCTTTATAGCCCAAGCGGCGCAGGCGTTCGCTTCGACTCACACCTGTATCCAAACTACGTCATTCCAACTTATTATGACTCCTTGATTGGCAAATTGATTTGTCACGGTCAAACGCGCCGCCAAGCCATTGCAAAAACTTTGCATGCGCTTGATGAGCTGATCATCGCCGGAATCAACACGAACATCCCGTTGCACCGCGATATCATTTTAGCTGATGACAATTTCGTTGAAGAGGCGCAAAATATTCATTATCTTGAAAATGAATTGCTCCGGAAAAAACAAGAAGAGCTGAAAAAAGCTGAAGCCGTTTAG